The Haloferax sp. Atlit-12N genome window below encodes:
- the trpE gene encoding anthranilate synthase component I, protein MTAPDTDREEFVSLVGDADEPVVTHLVADLDVSVDPLAAYTTLADRSDYGFLLESAEKVSSSNPQGAFSAPATVADSHARFSFVGYDPEAVVTVGPDGVDVTDLGGPAAEFVGAGDGDVLDSLRGALPDLPRVNFPETDRQTLTGGLVGFLAYEAVYDLWLDEVGRERPDTDDPDAEFVLTTRTLSFDHREDAVRLVCTPVVSPDDDPGEVYDDVVAEAERVAEKLRAADDPSPGGFERTGEEAGSREEYEAAVRKTKEHVRDGDIYQGVISRTRKLHGQVDPVGLYASLREVNPSPYMYLLRHGDRRVVGASPETLVSVRGDRVVVNPIAGTCQRGSGPVEDRRLAGELLADGKERAEHTMLVDLGRNDVRRVSTPGSVRVEDFMSIIKYSHVQHIESTVSGTLDPDSDAFDATRATFPAGTLTGAPKVRAMEIIDDLEDEPRGVYGGGVGYYSWTGDADMAIVIRTATVESDGSEDTITVRAGAGIVADSDPTAEYEETEQKMGGVLDAVRRIEYGTEEVSQ, encoded by the coding sequence CCGTGGACCCGCTGGCCGCGTACACGACGCTCGCCGACCGCAGCGACTACGGCTTCCTCTTGGAGAGCGCCGAGAAGGTCTCCTCCAGCAACCCGCAAGGCGCGTTCTCCGCGCCCGCGACGGTCGCCGACTCGCACGCCCGCTTCTCCTTCGTCGGCTACGACCCCGAAGCGGTCGTGACGGTCGGCCCCGACGGCGTCGACGTGACCGACCTCGGCGGACCCGCCGCGGAGTTCGTCGGCGCGGGCGACGGCGACGTACTCGACTCCCTGCGCGGCGCGCTCCCCGACCTCCCGCGCGTCAACTTCCCCGAGACGGACCGCCAGACGCTCACCGGCGGCTTGGTCGGCTTCCTCGCCTACGAGGCCGTCTACGACCTCTGGCTCGACGAGGTCGGCCGCGAGCGCCCCGACACCGACGACCCGGACGCCGAGTTCGTCCTCACGACCCGGACTCTCTCGTTCGACCACCGCGAGGACGCCGTCCGCCTCGTCTGTACCCCCGTCGTCTCGCCCGACGACGACCCCGGCGAGGTGTACGACGACGTCGTCGCTGAGGCCGAACGCGTCGCCGAAAAGCTCCGGGCGGCGGACGACCCCTCGCCCGGCGGCTTCGAGCGAACCGGCGAGGAAGCCGGCTCCCGCGAGGAGTACGAGGCCGCGGTCAGGAAGACGAAAGAACACGTCCGCGACGGCGACATCTATCAGGGCGTCATCTCGCGCACCCGGAAGCTCCACGGACAGGTCGACCCGGTCGGTCTGTACGCCTCGCTGCGCGAGGTGAACCCCTCGCCGTACATGTACCTGCTCCGGCACGGCGACCGGCGCGTCGTCGGCGCGAGTCCCGAGACGCTCGTCTCAGTCAGGGGCGACCGCGTCGTCGTCAACCCCATCGCGGGCACGTGCCAGCGCGGCTCCGGGCCGGTCGAGGACCGCCGTCTCGCCGGCGAACTCCTCGCGGACGGAAAGGAGCGCGCAGAGCACACGATGCTCGTCGACCTCGGCCGCAACGACGTGCGCCGGGTCTCGACGCCCGGCAGCGTCCGCGTCGAGGACTTCATGAGCATCATCAAGTACAGCCACGTCCAGCACATCGAATCGACCGTCTCGGGGACGCTCGACCCCGACTCGGACGCCTTCGACGCCACGCGCGCGACGTTCCCCGCGGGGACGCTCACCGGCGCGCCGAAGGTCCGCGCGATGGAGATTATCGACGACCTCGAAGACGAGCCTCGCGGCGTCTACGGCGGCGGTGTCGGCTACTACTCGTGGACCGGCGACGCCGACATGGCTATCGTCATCCGGACCGCGACGGTCGAGTCCGACGGCTCGGAAGACACCATCACCGTCCGTGCGGGAGCCGGCATCGTCGCCGACTCCGACCCGACCGCGGAGTACGAGGAGACGGAACAGAAGATGGGCGGGGTGCTCGACGCCGTCCGCCGCATCGAGTACGGGACCGAGGAGGTGTCGCAATGA
- the trpG gene encoding anthranilate synthase component II has protein sequence MIRLVVVDNFDSFTYNLVEYFSEQTVEGEPLDIEVRKNTASLDEIRDLNPDAIVISPGPGHPKNDRDVGVTNDVLTELSTEIPTLGVCLGLEAAVYAYGGTIGHAPEPIHGKAFPVDHDGEGVFAGLEDGFPAGRYHSLVATEVPDCFDVSATTDHDGEALVMGVRHREHPIECVQFHPESVLTGSGHGVVRNFLTSVAGFDVA, from the coding sequence ATGATTCGGCTCGTCGTCGTCGACAACTTCGATTCGTTCACGTACAACCTCGTTGAGTACTTCTCCGAGCAGACCGTCGAGGGCGAACCGCTCGACATCGAGGTGCGAAAGAACACCGCGTCGCTCGACGAGATACGCGACCTGAACCCCGACGCCATCGTCATCTCGCCGGGGCCGGGCCATCCGAAGAACGACCGCGACGTGGGCGTGACGAACGACGTGCTCACGGAGCTTTCGACCGAGATTCCGACCCTCGGCGTCTGCCTCGGCCTCGAAGCCGCAGTATACGCCTACGGCGGTACTATCGGCCACGCGCCGGAGCCGATTCACGGCAAGGCGTTCCCGGTCGACCACGACGGCGAGGGCGTCTTCGCCGGCCTCGAAGACGGTTTCCCGGCCGGGCGCTACCACTCGCTCGTCGCCACCGAAGTACCCGACTGCTTCGACGTCTCGGCGACGACCGACCACGACGGCGAGGCGCTCGTGATGGGCGTCCGCCACCGCGAGCACCCTATCGAATGCGTCCAGTTCCACCCGGAGAGCGTGCTCACGGGGTCGGGACACGGCGTCGTCAGAAACTTCCTCACGTCTGTCGCCGGCTTCGACGTGGCCTGA
- a CDS encoding adenosylcobalamin-dependent ribonucleoside-diphosphate reductase: MSDANLSTDELVLPVKRTEGETLEARMTGNAYSNILPARYLRKDADGDLVETQEDLFPRVAKNIALAEAVFEAEQRDTEITVTPDLIKPDHPRRDELAAEVFGKGVTADDDDAEATLSVYNVNKFAYDTLVPELPEEVREVVVEKRETFEEMMGQLSFMPNSPTLMNAGDELQQLSACFVDSPGDDITDIHQTAKEAAEVFQSGGGMGYAFWKLRPYGDAVGSTGGIASGPITFMRTFDQMCETIAQGGARRGAQMGVMRVSHPDVIQFLHAKNKDVSLAHTLRLNDPDDFTHTKFVDALDEARELIDEDGRVPKHLRNAVEGHLSNFNISVGITDGFMEALYNDEEFVFTNPRTEEPHVATPQTKEIYDMFGLGEYVEVGEVLSVPAKELWDQIIEGAWENGEPGVVYLERANKQHSFDVEKHPDHRILATNPCGEQPLEEYEACNLGHINLSTLVAEDSPDWRVWYDAHGDEYDSLEAATDAFLEDAVDWEEFNHRIENGTRFLENVVTMSDFPVEKIEEKVRELRKIGLGIMGLAQMYIQLGVRYGSDEGNEIAQQLMTHINHGSKRASHELAEERGPFEAWEDSKYANPTEYREWFEHHTGESADDWEDGYPIRNHNTTTIAPTGTTSMVSNTTGGCEPIYNVAYYKNVSDDVQGDEMLVEFDDYFLRVLEANDIDVEAVKREAQDQMANNEFDGLSSLSTVPDAISELFVVTSDLAGIEHAGVQCALQSGVDSAISKTCNFPNSASKEDMDEVYRYIYDHGGKGVTVYRDGTRSKQVLTTRAKNTEFSDDEEAAEAIVSQIRDVFGDVEAFLESEEVSDLIGSELELAFADSPSDVGKKRPRPDVLYGVTQRIDTGYGKLYVNINEDEHGEPFELFANIGNSGGFTASFTEALAKTVSTSLRSGVDPEEIANELKGIRSPKVAWDKGEQINSIPDAIGTAMRRYLDGDIDKGYPQQQNLTEVEAEAAAAEDTNTDGGVAVDDGSDGNSDAVADLLAAGESPECPECGEMDLYYSEGCKTCQNCGWSEC, translated from the coding sequence ATGAGCGACGCGAACCTCTCGACGGACGAACTCGTGCTTCCGGTCAAGCGGACCGAAGGCGAGACCCTCGAAGCGCGGATGACGGGAAACGCCTACAGTAACATTCTCCCCGCCCGCTACCTCCGCAAGGACGCCGACGGCGACCTCGTCGAGACGCAGGAGGACCTGTTCCCCCGCGTCGCGAAGAACATCGCGCTCGCCGAGGCCGTCTTCGAGGCCGAACAGCGCGACACCGAAATTACGGTCACACCCGACCTCATCAAGCCGGACCACCCGCGCCGCGACGAACTCGCCGCGGAGGTCTTCGGCAAGGGCGTCACGGCCGATGACGACGACGCCGAGGCGACCCTCTCGGTGTATAACGTCAACAAGTTCGCCTACGACACCCTCGTTCCCGAACTCCCCGAGGAGGTACGCGAGGTCGTCGTCGAGAAGCGCGAGACGTTCGAAGAGATGATGGGACAGCTCTCCTTTATGCCGAACTCGCCGACGCTGATGAACGCCGGCGACGAACTCCAGCAGCTTTCGGCCTGTTTCGTCGACTCCCCCGGCGACGACATCACCGACATCCACCAGACGGCCAAGGAGGCCGCCGAGGTGTTCCAGTCCGGCGGCGGCATGGGCTACGCCTTCTGGAAGCTCCGCCCCTACGGCGACGCGGTCGGTTCGACCGGCGGCATCGCCTCCGGCCCCATCACGTTCATGCGGACGTTCGACCAGATGTGCGAGACCATCGCGCAGGGCGGTGCGCGCCGCGGCGCGCAGATGGGCGTCATGCGCGTTAGCCACCCCGACGTCATCCAGTTCCTCCACGCGAAGAACAAGGACGTCTCGCTCGCGCACACGCTCCGCCTGAACGACCCCGACGACTTCACCCACACCAAGTTCGTCGACGCGCTCGACGAGGCGCGCGAACTCATCGACGAGGACGGCCGCGTCCCCAAGCACCTCCGCAACGCAGTCGAGGGCCACCTCTCGAACTTCAACATCTCCGTCGGCATCACCGACGGCTTCATGGAGGCGCTGTACAACGACGAGGAGTTCGTCTTCACGAACCCCCGCACCGAAGAGCCGCACGTCGCCACGCCGCAGACGAAGGAAATCTACGACATGTTCGGTCTCGGCGAGTACGTCGAGGTCGGCGAGGTTCTCTCGGTCCCCGCGAAGGAACTCTGGGACCAGATTATCGAGGGCGCGTGGGAGAACGGCGAACCCGGCGTCGTCTACCTCGAACGCGCGAACAAGCAGCACTCCTTCGACGTCGAAAAGCACCCCGACCACCGCATCCTCGCGACCAACCCCTGCGGCGAACAGCCGCTCGAGGAGTACGAGGCGTGTAACCTCGGCCACATCAACCTCTCGACGCTCGTTGCGGAGGACTCGCCCGACTGGCGCGTCTGGTACGACGCCCACGGCGACGAGTACGACTCGCTTGAAGCCGCGACGGACGCCTTCCTCGAAGACGCCGTCGACTGGGAGGAGTTCAACCACCGCATCGAAAACGGCACGCGCTTCCTCGAAAACGTCGTCACGATGTCGGACTTCCCGGTCGAGAAGATCGAAGAGAAGGTCCGCGAACTCCGTAAAATCGGACTTGGCATCATGGGGCTCGCCCAGATGTACATCCAGCTCGGCGTCCGCTACGGCTCCGACGAGGGCAACGAAATCGCCCAGCAGCTCATGACCCACATCAACCACGGGTCCAAGCGGGCGTCCCACGAACTCGCCGAAGAACGCGGCCCGTTCGAGGCATGGGAGGACTCGAAGTACGCGAACCCGACCGAGTACCGCGAGTGGTTCGAACACCACACCGGCGAATCCGCCGACGACTGGGAAGACGGCTACCCCATCCGCAACCACAACACGACGACCATCGCCCCGACGGGCACCACGTCGATGGTGTCGAACACCACCGGCGGTTGTGAACCCATCTACAACGTCGCCTACTACAAGAACGTCTCCGACGACGTGCAGGGCGACGAGATGCTCGTCGAGTTCGACGACTACTTCCTCCGCGTGCTGGAGGCCAACGACATCGACGTCGAGGCCGTCAAGCGCGAGGCTCAAGACCAGATGGCCAACAACGAGTTCGACGGCCTCTCCTCGCTGTCGACGGTTCCGGACGCCATCTCCGAACTGTTCGTCGTGACCTCCGACCTCGCAGGTATCGAGCACGCGGGCGTCCAGTGCGCCCTCCAGAGCGGCGTCGACTCCGCCATCTCGAAGACCTGTAACTTCCCGAACAGCGCCTCGAAAGAGGACATGGACGAGGTCTACCGCTACATCTACGACCACGGCGGCAAGGGCGTCACCGTCTACCGCGACGGCACCCGCTCGAAGCAGGTGCTCACCACGCGCGCGAAGAACACCGAATTCTCCGACGACGAGGAGGCCGCCGAGGCCATCGTCTCGCAGATTCGCGACGTGTTCGGCGACGTGGAGGCGTTCCTCGAATCCGAGGAGGTTTCGGACCTCATCGGCAGCGAACTCGAACTCGCGTTCGCCGACTCCCCGAGCGACGTCGGCAAGAAGCGCCCCCGCCCAGACGTGCTGTACGGCGTCACCCAGCGCATCGATACCGGCTACGGGAAGCTCTACGTCAACATCAACGAGGACGAACACGGCGAGCCGTTCGAGCTGTTCGCCAACATCGGTAACTCCGGCGGCTTCACCGCCTCCTTCACCGAGGCGCTCGCCAAGACCGTCTCCACGTCGCTCCGCTCGGGCGTCGACCCCGAGGAGATTGCGAACGAACTGAAGGGAATCCGGAGCCCGAAGGTCGCCTGGGACAAAGGCGAGCAGATTAACTCCATCCCGGACGCCATCGGCACCGCGATGCGCCGGTACCTCGACGGCGACATCGACAAGGGCTACCCGCAACAGCAGAACCTGACCGAGGTCGAAGCCGAGGCCGCCGCGGCCGAGGACACGAACACCGACGGCGGCGTCGCCGTCGACGACGGGTCCGACGGTAACTCTGACGCCGTCGCGGACCTGCTCGCGGCGGGCGAGAGCCCCGAGTGTCCCGAGTGCGGCGAGATGGACCTCTACTACTCCGAAGGCTGTAAGACCTGCCAGAACTGCGGCTGGTCCGAGTGCTGA